In one window of Nicotiana tabacum cultivar K326 chromosome 12, ASM71507v2, whole genome shotgun sequence DNA:
- the LOC107779074 gene encoding cysteine-rich receptor-like protein kinase 43 → MTKPKKLLSNFLKPFFSSSNKGQNEEDLEKIAAQEQKQFPFEVLVSATKDFHPDNKLGEGGFGPVFKGILKDGREIAVKKLSHSSSQGTKQFKNEAKLLARVQHRNVVNLLGYCAHGVEKLLVYEYVANESLDKILFKSANRDVLNWKQRHDIIIGIARGLLYLHEGSHNCIIHRDIKASNILLDDKWVPKIADFGMARLYPEDQTHVNTRVAGTNGYMAPEYVMYGHLSVKADVFSFGVVVLELISGQKNSNFNRDPDSRSLLEWAYKLYKKGRSWEIMDPALAQSAIPDEIAMYIQIGLLCTQSDPQVRPTMQQVVVMLSKKPGSLDKEPTRPGYPGSRIRSRRPAGTSHTTGTSGASNLSTFSSTSSSNTVSASRSITARHRLDPHGKRPIGD, encoded by the exons ATGACCAAACCCAAAAAACTTCTTTCAAACTTTCTGAAACCTTTCTTCTCAAGCTCCAATAAAG GACAAAATGAAGaggacttggagaaaattgcagCACAAGAACAGAAGCAATTCCCTTTTGAAGTACTTGTTTCTGCTACTAAAGATTTCCACCCAGATAACAAGCTTGGCGAAGGTGGATTTGGGCCTGTTTTCAAG GGGATATTGAAAGATGGGAGGGAAATAGCTGTGAAGAAGCTTTCACATAGCTCAAGTCAGGGGACAAAGCAATTCAAGAATGAAGCTAAGTTGTTGGCTCGTGTACAACACAGAAATGTGGTGAATTTGTTAGGGTACTGTGCACATGGGGTAGAGAAGCTGCTTGTCTATGAGTATGTTGCTAATGAGAGCCTTGACAAGATCCTCTTCA AATCTGCTAATAGAGATGTACTCAACTGGAAGCAAAGGCATGACATAATTATTGGCATTGCTAGAGGGTTGCTATACCTTCATGAAGGTTCACATAATTGCATTATCCACCGCGACATCAAAGCTAGCAACATCCTACTTGATGACAAATGGGTGCCCAAGATTGCCGATTTTGGAATGGCCCGACTATACCCTGAAGATCAAACACATGTTAACACCCGTGTAGCTGGTACTAA TGGCTATATGGCACCGGAGTATGTTATGTATGGACATCTATCGGTGAAGGCTGATGTATTCAGTTTCGGAGTTGTGGTTCTGGAGCTCATAAGTGGTCAGAAGAATTCAAACTTTAACAGAGATCCTGATTCTCGGAGCCTTCTTGAATGG GCATACAAACTTTATAAGAAGGGTAGGAGCTGGGAAATTATGGACCCTGCACTGGCACAATCAGCTATCCCTGATGAGATCGCAATGTACATACAGATCGGCTTATTATGCACTCAATCTGATCCACAAGTACGCCCAACCATGCAACAGGTAGTGGTGATGCTATCAAAGAAACCCGGATCTCTTGATAAAGAGCCAACAAGACCTGGATATCCCGGTTCAAGAATTAGATCTCGCAGACCAGCTGGTACGTCTCATACAACTGGAACCTCCGGTGCATCCAATCTTTCTACGTTCAGCTCCACATCTAGTAGCAACACTGTTAGTGCAAGCAGGTCCATAACTGCAAGACATAGATTGGACCCTCATGGAAAACGTCCTATAGGAGATTAA